The following are encoded together in the Capsulimonas corticalis genome:
- a CDS encoding type IV pilus modification PilV family protein yields the protein MAKAGFTLVEVVITTMLVAIAVVGVFGGIRALTAADIKANSADLLQRLASEKLEDVRVNGDPSTYATSGDFTDRGYTDISWNMDVQTSSTAYVDQVTVTATRARDSQAITEFVYVPPATTTSTTAQTQ from the coding sequence GTGGCTAAAGCAGGATTCACATTAGTCGAGGTGGTCATCACGACCATGCTGGTGGCGATCGCCGTCGTAGGCGTCTTTGGCGGCATCCGCGCGCTGACGGCGGCCGATATCAAGGCGAACAGCGCCGATCTGCTCCAGCGGCTGGCGTCGGAAAAGCTGGAGGACGTCCGCGTCAACGGCGACCCCAGCACATACGCCACGAGCGGAGACTTCACGGATCGCGGCTACACGGATATCTCCTGGAATATGGACGTCCAGACCAGCAGCACCGCCTATGTCGATCAGGTGACCGTCACCGCGACCCGGGCTCGCGACTCGCAGGCGATCACGGAATTCGTCTACGTTCCGCCCGCCACGACGACTTCCACCACGGCGCAAACGCAATGA
- a CDS encoding prepilin-type N-terminal cleavage/methylation domain-containing protein, which translates to MNDRKKRMQAGLTLLELLLAMTIAAILATALAYAFQAATHLQQAHTTRLAEQDATDRTEREITRILRGARITSTATDTSTFFQGISAGGQSDLGCDRLTLTTTAPGVPAATQDSADDFETQQAARGPVGGVTEISLSTTAVGDAGSHTGLFERIQHPSDGDPTQGGFESTMDADISQIGFQFWTGTQWISSWDTVATGDRRLPAAVQISYRLRSAPDNSVHVFVVAIPTSNVTASNPDSAQGLS; encoded by the coding sequence ATGAACGATCGCAAAAAGCGAATGCAGGCCGGCCTGACGCTGCTGGAGCTTCTTCTGGCGATGACGATCGCGGCGATCCTGGCGACCGCCCTGGCCTACGCGTTTCAGGCGGCGACACATCTTCAGCAGGCGCATACGACGCGTCTGGCGGAGCAGGACGCGACGGACCGGACCGAGCGGGAAATTACGAGGATTTTGCGCGGCGCGCGCATCACCTCCACGGCGACCGATACGAGCACGTTTTTTCAGGGGATTTCGGCGGGCGGACAGAGCGATTTGGGGTGCGACCGGCTGACGCTCACCACGACCGCCCCCGGCGTCCCGGCTGCGACGCAGGACAGCGCCGACGATTTTGAAACACAGCAGGCGGCGCGCGGGCCGGTGGGCGGCGTCACGGAGATTTCGCTGAGTACGACGGCCGTGGGCGACGCCGGATCGCATACCGGTCTGTTCGAGCGGATCCAGCACCCGAGCGACGGCGATCCGACGCAGGGCGGTTTCGAATCGACGATGGACGCCGATATTAGCCAGATCGGGTTCCAGTTCTGGACGGGGACGCAGTGGATCAGTTCCTGGGACACGGTGGCGACGGGAGACCGGCGTCTGCCGGCGGCGGTGCAGATCAGCTATCGGCTGCGCAGCGCCCCCGACAACAGCGTGCACGTCTTCGTGGTGGCGATCCCAACCAGCAATGTCACGGCGTCCAATCCCGATTCGGCGCAGGGTCTCTCATGA